In Natronococcus occultus SP4, the following proteins share a genomic window:
- a CDS encoding HPP family protein, giving the protein MLGLDFERDDPETDFYLKDEYSATVNVFLHFTVLGVIALVSGRPFLFPSLGPSAYLIATGEQPRAEGAYHVIGGHAVAVVAGMIAYALFGNEVSAYVVFARPDPAFSMEVIYLWASGTVAMMLTTTAMLLTKTNHAAACATTLIVALGLMGGLEDAIIIVTAVAVLWYLHDRVISPLAVRYGFKPRDARAE; this is encoded by the coding sequence TTGCTGGGGCTCGACTTCGAACGCGACGATCCTGAAACCGACTTCTATCTGAAAGACGAGTACAGCGCGACGGTCAACGTCTTTCTGCACTTTACCGTGCTGGGCGTGATCGCGCTCGTGAGCGGCCGCCCCTTCCTGTTTCCGAGCCTGGGACCGTCAGCGTACCTGATCGCGACCGGCGAACAACCCCGCGCGGAGGGCGCCTACCACGTCATCGGCGGCCACGCGGTCGCCGTCGTCGCCGGGATGATCGCCTACGCGCTGTTTGGCAACGAGGTCAGCGCGTACGTGGTGTTCGCCCGACCCGACCCCGCGTTCAGTATGGAGGTGATCTACCTCTGGGCCAGCGGGACGGTCGCGATGATGCTGACGACGACGGCGATGCTGTTGACGAAGACCAACCACGCCGCGGCGTGTGCGACGACGCTGATCGTCGCGCTGGGGCTGATGGGCGGGCTCGAGGACGCCATCATCATCGTCACCGCCGTCGCCGTCCTCTGGTATCTTCACGACCGGGTTATCTCCCCGCTGGCCGTGCGGTATGGGTTCAAGCCCCGGGACGCCCGCGCGGAGTAG
- a CDS encoding RNA-guided endonuclease InsQ/TnpB family protein: protein MMQEAEKTIVAKIRTDELTQTKREALDYEFSEFQAYIRGDDDADLYSATKQAADAYIDTENLRDDHEYPWFIRNDVFDVEPHDTELADWWMNIPVSQVYGGVNVPINPHEPIPDDAEVKDSKIVKEDGEYYAHFSIKQRVELQDEYDGVLAVDLGSRWVAVSVALLSRETTFYGEEIRQLRRHHQELRTRLQEKGAYDTLVSAKDSEWRAIDDRLHKISRQIVEDAKERNALIVIGNLEGVQNQDKGSEMNRRLHSMPHYTLKQYIKYKARFAGIGVKVVNEYNTSQTCWRCGEKENTERVGQGRHLCDECGLDDNADKNGATNIGKKGLGKDIQSPLSSLGGVYEPSLELGDDDETAAQVRVRLRDDSETPPSTSESAGRAK from the coding sequence ATGATGCAGGAAGCAGAGAAGACTATCGTCGCCAAGATACGCACCGACGAGCTAACGCAGACAAAGCGAGAGGCACTCGACTACGAGTTCAGCGAGTTCCAAGCCTATATTCGAGGCGATGACGACGCCGACTTGTACTCCGCCACCAAGCAAGCTGCTGATGCGTACATCGACACGGAGAACTTGCGGGACGACCACGAGTATCCGTGGTTCATACGCAACGATGTGTTCGATGTCGAGCCGCACGACACTGAGTTAGCGGACTGGTGGATGAACATTCCCGTCTCGCAAGTGTATGGTGGAGTCAACGTTCCAATCAATCCGCACGAGCCGATTCCTGACGATGCCGAGGTGAAAGACTCGAAAATCGTCAAGGAAGACGGCGAGTACTACGCTCACTTCTCGATAAAACAGCGAGTCGAGTTACAGGACGAGTACGATGGTGTTCTCGCCGTGGATTTAGGCTCTCGTTGGGTGGCAGTGTCGGTGGCACTGCTCTCTCGGGAGACCACGTTCTACGGTGAGGAGATTCGGCAACTGCGCCGACATCATCAGGAACTCCGCACTCGACTCCAAGAGAAGGGAGCGTACGATACACTCGTGTCCGCAAAGGATAGCGAGTGGCGTGCAATTGACGACCGACTCCACAAGATTAGCCGACAGATTGTCGAGGACGCCAAAGAGCGGAATGCTCTCATAGTCATCGGGAATCTCGAAGGTGTCCAGAACCAGGACAAAGGGTCGGAGATGAACCGCCGATTGCACTCGATGCCTCACTACACGCTGAAACAGTACATCAAGTACAAGGCCCGATTCGCTGGTATTGGCGTGAAAGTGGTGAACGAGTACAATACCAGCCAGACGTGCTGGCGGTGTGGTGAGAAGGAGAACACGGAGCGAGTGGGTCAAGGTCGGCATCTCTGTGACGAGTGCGGGTTGGATGATAACGCTGACAAGAACGGTGCGACGAACATTGGAAAGAAAGGACTGGGTAAGGACATTCAGAGCCCGCTATCCAGTCTCGGGGGCGTGTATGAACCGTCCCTCGAACTGGGCGACGATGACGAGACCGCTGCACAGGTTCGTGTACGTCTCAGAGACGACTCAGAAACCCCACCCTCAACGAGCGAGTCCGCAGGACGAGCGAAGTAG
- a CDS encoding RNA-guided endonuclease InsQ/TnpB family protein, with protein MLETTRTYVARITNHSQVRGDLDECGFSASKLWNVGRYYIQERWDEDGEIPDEAELKSELKDHERYSDMHSQSSQRVLEELAEAFTGWYNSDDGNNPPGYRKRGDDHPRSTVTWKKRAIKHDTKHGQLRLSKGFNLKESRSDFILAEYETRPDVEVENIQQVRAVYNGDEWELHLVCKKEIPVEDAPGDNTAGIDLGINNYLAIDYQDGGSELYPGNTLKEDKHYFTREEYQTEGENGPSKRARKARRKLSRRKDHFLHTLSKHIVDRCVEDGAEKIAVGDLSDIREEENGDSRNWGASGNKKLHGWEFDRFARLLEYKAEEHGILVDRVDEENTSKTCSCCGQIRDSNRVERGLYVCESCETAMNADVNGAVNIRRKITQSPPTGDMSNGWLAQPGVFLFDRESGRFTPREQGVCKP; from the coding sequence ATGCTGGAGACAACCCGCACCTACGTCGCACGCATCACGAACCACAGTCAGGTTCGTGGCGATCTCGACGAGTGTGGGTTCTCTGCATCCAAACTGTGGAACGTCGGACGCTACTACATCCAAGAACGGTGGGACGAAGACGGGGAGATACCCGACGAAGCCGAACTGAAATCGGAGTTGAAAGACCACGAACGCTACAGTGACATGCATTCGCAGTCAAGTCAGCGAGTTCTCGAAGAGCTTGCTGAGGCGTTCACCGGCTGGTACAATTCCGACGACGGCAACAACCCACCGGGATACCGGAAACGTGGCGACGACCACCCGCGCTCCACCGTGACGTGGAAGAAACGAGCCATCAAGCACGATACGAAACACGGCCAGCTCCGCCTCTCGAAAGGGTTCAACCTGAAAGAGTCGCGGTCTGACTTCATCCTCGCGGAGTACGAAACCCGTCCCGACGTAGAAGTCGAGAACATCCAGCAAGTGCGTGCCGTCTACAACGGCGACGAGTGGGAACTCCACCTCGTCTGTAAAAAAGAGATTCCTGTTGAAGACGCACCGGGTGACAACACGGCAGGGATCGACCTCGGGATCAATAACTATCTCGCCATCGACTACCAGGACGGCGGGAGTGAACTGTATCCGGGGAACACGCTGAAAGAGGACAAGCACTACTTCACCCGCGAGGAGTACCAGACCGAAGGCGAGAACGGGCCGTCGAAGCGTGCGCGGAAGGCTCGGCGGAAGCTCTCCCGACGCAAGGATCATTTCCTCCACACGCTCTCGAAACACATCGTTGACCGGTGTGTCGAAGATGGTGCGGAGAAGATCGCGGTTGGCGACCTCAGCGACATCCGTGAAGAGGAGAATGGCGACTCGCGGAACTGGGGCGCGTCGGGGAACAAGAAACTCCACGGATGGGAATTTGACCGCTTCGCCCGTCTCCTCGAATACAAGGCCGAGGAACACGGCATCCTCGTTGACCGCGTAGACGAGGAGAACACCTCAAAGACGTGTTCGTGTTGCGGGCAGATTCGAGACAGCAACCGAGTGGAGCGCGGTCTGTACGTCTGTGAGTCGTGCGAGACGGCGATGAACGCAGACGTGAACGGTGCGGTAAACATCAGGAGAAAGATAACTCAGAGTCCCCCGACAGGGGATATGAGTAACGGCTGGTTGGCACAGCCCGGAGTCTTCCTGTTCGACCGCGAGAGCGGACGGTTCACACCGAGAGAACAGGGAGTCTGCAAACCCTAA
- a CDS encoding FxLYD domain-containing protein yields the protein MTEDEGIGRRTALASLGSGLAVSLAGCVGDVEELSTDDIDVDVDVGNLAEGVGLGRSDPEYERGTVDADGEERTDEEQAIAERFAEQEIDEDVAPRDRLVVADHEFVLEDDYRGPTVQGTVENDRDNRIETVEVRVRAYDDAGARLGHFLDSTVDVDAGAEWEFEVILLESPDDVAEYDIAVLGTPS from the coding sequence ATGACCGAGGACGAGGGGATCGGTCGACGAACCGCGCTCGCGTCGCTCGGAAGCGGTCTCGCGGTTTCGCTGGCCGGCTGCGTCGGCGACGTCGAGGAACTCAGCACCGACGATATCGACGTCGATGTCGACGTCGGCAACCTCGCGGAGGGCGTCGGATTGGGGCGTTCCGACCCCGAGTACGAGCGCGGAACCGTCGACGCCGACGGCGAGGAACGAACCGACGAGGAGCAGGCGATCGCCGAACGGTTCGCAGAACAGGAGATCGACGAGGACGTCGCACCTCGTGACCGACTCGTCGTCGCGGACCACGAGTTCGTCCTCGAGGACGACTACCGGGGACCGACGGTCCAGGGGACCGTCGAGAACGACCGGGACAACCGCATCGAGACCGTCGAGGTCCGGGTTCGCGCGTACGACGACGCCGGGGCGCGGCTCGGCCACTTCCTCGACAGCACCGTCGACGTCGACGCCGGCGCGGAGTGGGAGTTCGAGGTGATCCTGCTGGAATCGCCCGACGACGTCGCCGAGTACGATATCGCGGTTCTGGGGACGCCGTCGTAG
- a CDS encoding Cdc6/Cdc18 family protein, whose product MVAETEFDSLSLTEQLVLLAVADAHRNDETPAQTHEVRRTCRDRLADLEGDVVGTVTEADVMRSLYRLEDEGIVEEKPVDDRSPTGKGRPRYALSEPPEEVYEGVSDRLL is encoded by the coding sequence ATGGTAGCAGAGACGGAGTTCGATTCGCTCTCGCTGACCGAACAGCTGGTGTTGCTCGCCGTCGCCGACGCCCACCGGAACGACGAGACCCCCGCACAGACCCACGAGGTCCGTCGCACCTGCCGTGACCGACTGGCCGACCTCGAGGGAGACGTCGTCGGCACCGTCACCGAGGCCGACGTGATGCGGTCGCTGTACCGTCTCGAGGACGAGGGAATCGTCGAAGAGAAGCCCGTCGACGACCGGTCGCCGACGGGGAAGGGGCGGCCGAGGTACGCGCTCTCGGAGCCACCGGAGGAGGTGTACGAGGGCGTCTCCGACCGGCTGCTGTAG
- a CDS encoding PspA/IM30 family protein, giving the protein MGILSRTSYVIRSKINSVLNRAEDPTETLDYSYEQMRDQLQEVKRGIADLTTQKKRLEMQKKRLEENVEKHNEQARTAVQQDREDLARRALEKKKTKMNQIEDLERQISELQSQQDSLIDQKDELQNRIEEFRTKKETMKARHEAAKASSTVSEAMTATGEEFEDVGRAIERAEEQTEDMEARAAALDELQDSGAFEDVMSDQDQIDRELEELSTDSGVEAELETLKSEMGGGAEPEPEPEPESVDEDDLEEIETDVDNAEIDSELEELQEEENS; this is encoded by the coding sequence ATGGGCATCCTCTCTCGGACCTCCTACGTCATCCGCTCGAAGATCAACTCGGTGCTCAACCGGGCCGAGGACCCGACCGAGACGCTCGACTACTCCTACGAGCAGATGCGCGATCAGCTCCAGGAGGTCAAACGGGGTATCGCCGACCTGACGACCCAGAAGAAGCGCCTGGAGATGCAAAAGAAGCGCCTCGAGGAGAACGTCGAGAAACACAACGAACAGGCCCGAACGGCCGTCCAGCAGGACCGGGAAGATCTGGCCCGGCGCGCCCTCGAGAAGAAGAAGACGAAGATGAACCAGATCGAGGATCTGGAGCGTCAGATCTCGGAGCTCCAGAGCCAGCAGGACAGCCTGATCGACCAGAAAGACGAGCTCCAGAACCGCATCGAGGAGTTCCGCACGAAAAAGGAGACGATGAAGGCCCGCCACGAGGCCGCCAAGGCCAGTTCGACGGTCTCGGAAGCGATGACCGCCACCGGAGAGGAGTTCGAGGACGTCGGTCGCGCCATCGAGCGCGCCGAGGAACAGACCGAGGACATGGAGGCCCGCGCGGCCGCGCTCGACGAGCTCCAGGATTCGGGCGCGTTCGAGGACGTCATGTCCGACCAGGACCAGATCGACCGCGAGCTCGAGGAGCTCTCGACGGACAGCGGCGTCGAGGCCGAACTCGAGACGCTCAAATCGGAGATGGGTGGTGGAGCGGAGCCCGAACCCGAGCCCGAACCCGAGTCGGTCGACGAGGACGACCTCGAGGAGATCGAGACCGACGTCGATAACGCCGAGATCGACAGCGAGCTCGAGGAGCTCCAGGAAGAGGAGAACTCGTAG
- a CDS encoding alpha/beta hydrolase, whose protein sequence is MTDVLVPGGRDVRGRLDEPDEAPAGVVVACPPHPQHGGSRSDQRLVAVSETLREAGVACLRFDYGEWDEGRGEREDVRNAVRWADDRYDRVGLFGYSFGASQALLAAADVDRPLAGVAALAPTESLGPELDATAALAHVDAPTLVLYGERDTTVNWGPVVERVRERGDETVALPADHFFLGTREEIARNVRTFFAERLGTG, encoded by the coding sequence GTGACCGACGTCCTCGTTCCCGGCGGTCGCGACGTCCGGGGTCGACTCGACGAACCCGACGAAGCGCCCGCGGGCGTCGTCGTTGCCTGCCCACCCCACCCCCAGCACGGCGGCTCCCGTAGCGATCAGCGACTGGTCGCAGTAAGCGAGACGCTTCGCGAGGCGGGGGTCGCCTGTCTGCGGTTCGACTACGGCGAGTGGGACGAGGGCCGCGGCGAGCGCGAGGACGTCCGGAACGCGGTCCGGTGGGCCGACGACCGGTACGACCGGGTCGGGCTCTTCGGCTACAGCTTCGGTGCCTCCCAGGCGCTGCTGGCAGCCGCCGACGTCGACCGACCGCTCGCAGGCGTGGCCGCGCTGGCACCGACCGAGTCGCTGGGACCGGAGCTCGACGCGACCGCCGCGCTGGCCCACGTCGACGCGCCGACGCTCGTGCTGTACGGCGAGCGGGATACGACCGTCAACTGGGGGCCGGTCGTTGAGCGGGTCCGCGAGCGAGGCGACGAGACCGTCGCGCTGCCGGCCGACCATTTCTTCCTCGGAACCCGCGAGGAGATCGCCAGGAACGTCCGGACGTTCTTCGCGGAGCGGCTCGGGACGGGCTAA
- a CDS encoding WbqC family protein, producing the protein MSESTDRPLRVAESGAAGSAADEDDRTVAIHQPNYLPWLGYFEKIRRSDVFVLLDDAEYSSDSWINRNRIKTPHGWTWLTVPVRGSSRPIEDVEIVDDGWRETHRKSLQASYGGAAHYDEFGAFFAATYARSWESLCELNVHLVRQLADRLELDCEFVRASTLEVDATGSERIVRLCEALAADRYYSGEGARSYNDPELFEDAGIVLEYQSFDPPRYDQRFGEFLPNLSVVDPLLNVGAERTRELLGVGSDDG; encoded by the coding sequence GTGAGCGAATCGACCGACCGACCGCTGCGAGTAGCCGAGTCGGGCGCTGCGGGATCGGCAGCCGACGAGGACGATCGCACCGTCGCGATCCACCAGCCCAACTACCTGCCCTGGCTGGGCTACTTCGAGAAGATCCGCCGGAGCGACGTCTTCGTCCTCCTCGACGACGCCGAGTACTCCTCGGACTCCTGGATCAACCGGAACAGGATCAAGACGCCACACGGATGGACGTGGCTCACCGTCCCGGTCCGGGGATCGAGCAGGCCGATCGAGGACGTCGAGATCGTCGACGATGGGTGGCGCGAGACCCACCGCAAGAGCCTGCAGGCGAGCTACGGCGGCGCGGCCCACTACGACGAGTTCGGGGCCTTCTTCGCGGCGACCTACGCGCGCTCCTGGGAGTCGCTGTGCGAGCTGAACGTCCACCTGGTTCGGCAGCTCGCCGATCGGCTCGAACTCGACTGCGAGTTCGTCCGCGCGTCGACGCTCGAGGTCGACGCGACGGGCAGCGAGCGGATCGTCCGGCTCTGCGAGGCACTCGCGGCCGATCGGTACTACTCGGGCGAGGGCGCCCGCTCGTACAACGACCCCGAGCTGTTCGAGGACGCGGGGATCGTCCTCGAGTACCAGTCGTTCGACCCGCCCCGGTACGACCAGCGGTTCGGCGAGTTCCTGCCGAACCTCTCGGTCGTCGACCCGCTGTTGAACGTCGGGGCCGAGCGGACGCGGGAGCTGTTGGGGGTGGGAAGCGACGATGGGTAG
- a CDS encoding polysaccharide deacetylase family protein, which translates to MGSADLEGWAEDFSYDYYRALIGAVRTNFELRTLSEYRPDRSPDEPVAFLRHDVDVCLERAVELAELEYELGVEATYMILPDSPLYDLEYERDLVHLIHEFGHEIALHCDLSGADPADPGGENGLVPAERRRIDAARRYLAELGIDPVASISFHRPSERVLRGPRMIDGMTNAYNPDLLAAYLSDSSGRWREGDPLESILERAGADRLQVLTHPVWWGERHAPPLERFAAVAAELDAIDTRTYEELVSIYPPYGERIDADRVLA; encoded by the coding sequence ATGGGTAGTGCCGACCTCGAGGGGTGGGCCGAGGACTTCAGCTACGACTACTACCGGGCGCTGATCGGAGCGGTCCGGACGAACTTCGAGCTGCGGACGCTCTCGGAGTACCGCCCGGACCGCTCGCCGGACGAGCCCGTCGCGTTCCTGCGTCACGACGTCGACGTCTGTCTCGAACGCGCGGTCGAACTGGCAGAACTCGAGTACGAGCTCGGGGTGGAGGCGACGTACATGATCCTGCCCGACTCGCCGCTGTACGACCTCGAGTACGAACGGGATCTGGTCCACCTCATCCACGAGTTCGGCCACGAGATCGCGCTGCACTGCGATCTCTCCGGCGCCGATCCCGCCGATCCCGGCGGCGAGAACGGGCTGGTACCCGCCGAGCGCCGTCGGATCGACGCCGCCAGACGATACCTGGCGGAGCTGGGGATCGACCCGGTGGCGTCCATCTCGTTTCATCGGCCCTCCGAGCGCGTCCTCAGGGGGCCCCGAATGATCGACGGGATGACCAATGCCTACAATCCCGACCTGCTGGCGGCGTACCTCTCGGACTCCAGCGGGCGGTGGCGGGAGGGGGACCCGCTCGAGTCGATCCTCGAGCGCGCCGGCGCCGACCGGCTGCAGGTGCTCACCCACCCGGTCTGGTGGGGCGAGCGCCACGCGCCGCCCCTCGAGCGGTTCGCCGCGGTCGCCGCGGAGCTCGACGCGATCGATACCCGAACGTACGAGGAGCTGGTCTCGATCTACCCGCCCTACGGCGAGCGGATCGACGCGGATCGCGTCCTCGCCTGA
- a CDS encoding ATP-binding protein, with amino-acid sequence MTDLGDFSEFDAADPADSNTSSTEDIDEFESTRVAPRGEDVGIGTICVSQGLRIAEDAEETSLRAYVTSGNRSAVRIGSYLVAPYPDGETLFCRITGLEYAQQYHADDATEIHARRAMRRDDVDEADYKFVASLEPVAVLYEEGGELKRRMTDRVPKPQTVVRQANDTTEIKTGLKMPEDGVFLGHLSVGGEKVRTAATPPTIDYRLKDDYAAGDPLVFRHTLVAGGTGSGKTHAAKNVLRQYLADERQYPMEDGRTVGPAVVQFDPQDEYAQMHDDNPELDDEFARRLEREGVAHGGVADTTAFVPKVGDASYSAGHHRAEQVEFTIPFSMVHDNPFLVAGSGLNDNQYGALVSVLLPRFRQQYGADGSYEQFTSFLDDPALREELDESGRVHEATFDAVRRRVLGFGHVFDQDARPITDLVHEFVRPGGLTVVPTYHVSDSRATETVVLALSSLLIDQKLSNDPTYERIKETPLILGMDEAHNFLTDADSVQAGKVITKFTEAAKQGRKERLGLFLITQDPQDIDDAVFKQINTTVVLNLGDEDAIKSVNIPSNLESKVPYMEKGQMVVYSPDNSEPVELIGLPKCVTRHGRD; translated from the coding sequence ATGACGGATCTGGGTGATTTCAGCGAGTTCGACGCCGCCGACCCGGCGGACTCGAACACGTCGTCGACCGAGGACATAGACGAGTTCGAGTCCACGCGTGTTGCCCCCCGTGGCGAGGACGTCGGCATCGGAACGATCTGTGTCTCCCAGGGGCTGCGCATCGCCGAGGACGCCGAGGAGACGTCGCTGCGGGCCTACGTCACCAGCGGCAACCGCTCGGCGGTCCGGATCGGCAGCTACCTGGTCGCGCCCTACCCCGATGGCGAGACGCTGTTCTGTCGGATCACCGGCCTCGAGTACGCCCAGCAGTACCACGCCGACGACGCGACGGAGATCCACGCCCGCCGCGCGATGCGCCGGGACGACGTCGACGAGGCCGACTACAAGTTCGTCGCCTCGCTCGAACCCGTTGCCGTCCTCTACGAGGAGGGCGGTGAACTCAAGCGTCGGATGACCGACCGCGTCCCCAAACCTCAGACGGTCGTCCGGCAGGCAAACGACACGACCGAGATCAAGACGGGGCTGAAGATGCCCGAGGACGGCGTCTTCCTCGGCCACCTCTCGGTCGGGGGCGAGAAGGTGCGGACGGCGGCGACGCCGCCGACGATCGACTATCGACTGAAGGACGATTACGCCGCGGGCGATCCGCTCGTCTTCCGACACACGCTGGTCGCGGGCGGCACCGGCTCGGGGAAGACCCACGCCGCGAAGAACGTCCTGCGGCAGTATCTCGCCGACGAGCGCCAGTATCCGATGGAGGACGGCCGCACCGTGGGGCCGGCCGTCGTCCAGTTCGACCCCCAGGACGAGTACGCCCAGATGCACGACGACAACCCCGAGCTGGACGACGAGTTCGCCCGCCGTCTCGAGCGCGAGGGTGTCGCCCACGGCGGCGTCGCGGACACCACGGCGTTCGTCCCGAAGGTCGGCGACGCCAGCTACTCGGCGGGCCACCACCGCGCCGAGCAGGTCGAGTTCACCATTCCGTTCTCGATGGTCCACGACAACCCGTTTCTCGTCGCCGGCAGCGGGCTCAACGACAACCAGTACGGCGCGCTCGTGAGCGTCCTTCTTCCCCGGTTCCGCCAGCAGTACGGCGCCGACGGCAGCTACGAGCAGTTCACCTCGTTTCTGGACGATCCCGCCCTGCGCGAGGAACTCGACGAGTCGGGGCGGGTCCATGAGGCCACCTTCGACGCCGTCCGCCGTCGCGTCCTCGGGTTCGGCCACGTCTTCGATCAGGACGCCCGCCCGATCACCGACCTCGTCCACGAGTTCGTCCGCCCCGGCGGACTGACCGTCGTCCCGACCTACCACGTCTCGGACTCGCGAGCGACCGAGACGGTCGTCCTCGCGCTGTCCTCGCTGCTGATCGACCAGAAGCTCTCGAACGATCCGACCTACGAGCGGATCAAGGAGACGCCGCTAATCTTGGGGATGGACGAGGCCCACAACTTTCTCACTGACGCCGACAGCGTCCAGGCCGGGAAGGTCATCACGAAGTTCACCGAGGCCGCAAAGCAGGGCCGCAAGGAGCGGCTCGGGCTCTTTCTCATCACGCAGGACCCCCAGGACATCGACGACGCCGTCTTCAAGCAGATCAACACCACCGTCGTCCTCAACCTGGGCGACGAGGACGCGATCAAGAGCGTCAACATCCCCTCGAACCTCGAGTCGAAGGTGCCCTACATGGAGAAAGGCCAGATGGTCGTCTACTCGCCGGACAACTCGGAACCCGTCGAACTGATCGGGCTCCCGAAGTGCGTGACTCGACACGGCCGGGACTGA
- a CDS encoding DUF7344 domain-containing protein yields MSSDAQISGDGSRGGTATASREWYDVLRHPERLHLLAALEDGASTLEELVDAIASREATDRETIRIGLVHNHLPRLSDYGILEWDGETVSRSVDRPLPVDDLSALFADGDRADERTLETLVHPVRTRLYVILSEFDRPVSIEALAAELLDHEVGSFADRSEARIALHHVHLPAMADVGAVEFDPRTGTVRGPGR; encoded by the coding sequence ATGAGTTCGGACGCACAGATCAGCGGTGATGGGTCACGAGGGGGGACAGCAACTGCTTCGCGGGAATGGTACGACGTACTCCGCCATCCCGAACGACTCCATCTGCTTGCAGCTCTCGAGGACGGCGCGTCCACCCTCGAGGAGCTCGTCGACGCGATCGCGTCGCGGGAGGCAACCGACCGGGAGACGATCCGGATCGGGCTCGTCCACAACCACCTGCCGCGGTTGTCCGACTACGGGATCCTCGAGTGGGACGGCGAGACCGTCTCTCGAAGCGTCGACCGACCGCTGCCGGTCGACGACCTCTCGGCGCTGTTCGCGGACGGCGATCGCGCCGACGAGCGAACGCTCGAAACGCTCGTCCACCCGGTTCGAACGCGGCTGTACGTAATTCTCTCGGAATTCGACCGGCCAGTCTCGATCGAGGCGCTTGCCGCGGAGCTCCTCGATCACGAGGTCGGCTCGTTCGCTGACCGGTCGGAGGCGCGGATCGCGCTTCACCACGTGCATCTCCCCGCGATGGCCGACGTCGGCGCCGTCGAGTTCGATCCCCGCACCGGGACGGTACGGGGCCCGGGCCGATAA
- a CDS encoding DUF7113 family protein: MFIVRGRAGGTELTGTVYERGERPPTFRGAPDEDAAYVWICDEFYEVDSGGSVQIIDGREVNLAFESPMPRGFDTREQALEAAREHVRTQFARIGVDRHAVEIEIEQEP, encoded by the coding sequence ATGTTTATCGTACGCGGTCGTGCGGGCGGAACCGAACTCACCGGAACGGTGTACGAACGTGGGGAACGCCCCCCGACGTTCCGTGGCGCACCCGACGAGGACGCCGCGTACGTCTGGATCTGTGACGAGTTCTACGAGGTCGACAGCGGCGGCAGCGTCCAGATCATCGACGGCCGGGAGGTCAACCTCGCCTTCGAGTCGCCGATGCCCCGCGGGTTCGACACTCGCGAGCAGGCCCTCGAGGCGGCCAGAGAGCACGTCCGTACGCAGTTCGCCAGGATCGGCGTCGACCGCCACGCCGTCGAGATCGAGATCGAACAGGAGCCGTAG
- a CDS encoding pyridoxamine 5'-phosphate oxidase family protein, with protein sequence MATSELTESETAELLRNANSGVLSLTDGTETYAIPQSFGYDGSSLYFQLVCTADSTKVAFIETTDIATFTVYTERPTKSVIVRGKLDPVPEDEETDAMAVIAENATIPTLNVSPDTPTAELSCRLYRLTPEMVSGRELGTSMRDTMLGLRETCTANLETALRCDDPSEKDYHIRQAMQACPPFPENST encoded by the coding sequence ATGGCTACCAGCGAGCTGACAGAGAGCGAGACCGCCGAGTTGCTCCGCAACGCAAATTCGGGTGTGCTGTCGTTAACTGATGGGACAGAAACGTACGCTATCCCGCAATCATTCGGCTACGATGGGAGTTCGCTGTACTTTCAACTCGTCTGTACGGCAGACAGTACGAAGGTAGCGTTTATCGAAACGACCGACATTGCCACGTTCACTGTCTATACCGAACGTCCGACGAAAAGCGTCATCGTAAGAGGGAAACTCGACCCCGTGCCAGAAGACGAGGAAACCGATGCGATGGCTGTTATCGCAGAGAACGCGACGATTCCAACGCTAAACGTCAGTCCGGACACCCCCACAGCGGAGCTCTCTTGCAGACTCTATCGGTTAACTCCCGAGATGGTTTCCGGGCGAGAACTGGGTACTTCGATGAGAGACACCATGCTCGGTTTGCGAGAAACGTGTACTGCCAATCTCGAAACGGCGTTACGATGTGACGATCCCTCCGAAAAGGACTATCATATCAGGCAAGCCATGCAGGCGTGTCCCCCGTTTCCAGAAAACAGTACGTAG